A genomic window from Elaeis guineensis isolate ETL-2024a chromosome 3, EG11, whole genome shotgun sequence includes:
- the LOC105036210 gene encoding IQ domain-containing protein IQM2-like encodes MGMPFSCSGANYAALDESFEALFMRSLSLADNVRSTLRSVSFNGRDSQPNILKAFGSEKLIIQGSRRDTFHLETKFSIKSPTSKKESATRSVDSKKSRFSNLQEKAPESPVIVPDRPKHEAAVKLQKVYKSFRTRRQLADCAVLIEQRWWKLLDFALLKRSSVSFFDIEKPESAVSRWSRARTRAAKVGKGLSKNGKAQKLALQHWLEAIDPRHRYGHNLHFYYECWLHCESRQPFFYWLDVGDGKEVNLKEHCPRSKLQQQCIKYLGPKEREAYEVIIEDGKFVYRKSRQILDTSEGTNDAKWIFVLSASKSLYVGQKQKGTFQHSSFLAGGATSAAGRLVVEKGTLKAVWPHSGHYRPTEENFQEFMNYLKENNVDLTDVNLSPTEGDDEFLNRLRSNRSLKLAANPESAAQPSHGSDGTTRKAVATESANSSKASGEFRVTSSLSEIGLGADILAKKSLIFVLYRKLQKQIIFREPEESEEESDEEINCTTGQKGTDSDGDDEATEDSSTSEQQYMFCKQNLFAEEQEEDEDASVPQETILRRINSKKGMKSYQLGKQLSCKWTTGAGPRIGWVRDYPSELQFHALEQVNLSPRDAGPSRFASPRNITCQSTRLPEASSPKEESQQQSHKPGSDR; translated from the exons ATGGGGATGCCATTTTCATGCTCCGGAGCCAATTATGCTGCTTTGGATGAATCATTTGAAGCTCTCTTCATGAGATCTCTCAGTTTAGCTGACAATGTGAGATCAACCTTGCGATCGGTCAGCTTCAATGGCCGAGACTCCCAGCCAAATATCCTCAAAGCTTTTGGATCTGAAAAGTTAATTATTCAAGGATCTCGGAGGGACACCTTTCACTTGGAAACGAAGTTCTCCATAAAAAGTCCGACCTCTAAGAAAGAAAGTGCCACAAGATCCGTGGATTCCAAAAAATCAAGGTTTAGTAATTTACAGGAGAAGGCCCCAGAATCACCAGTGATTGTACCAGACAGGCCGAAACATGAAGCTGCAGTCAAGTTGCAGAAGGTCTACAAAAGCTTTCGGACGAGAAGACAGCTTGCTGATTGTGCTGTCCTCATAGAGCAGCGTTG GTGGAAATTATTAGATTTTGCATTGCTCAAGCGGAGTTCTGTCTCTTTCTTCGACATTGAGAAACCAGAATCGGCTGTTTCTCGGTGGTCAAGGGCAAGAACCAGGGCAGCTAAG GTTGGGAAAGGTTTATCCAAGAACGGGAAAGCTCAGAAACTCGCGTTGCAGCATTGGCTTGAGGCG ATCGACCCTCGGCATCGCTATGGACACAATCTCCACTTCTATTATGAATGTTGGCTCCACTGCGAGAGCAGGCAACCTTTCTTCTACTG GCTGGATGTGGGCGATGGGAAGGAGGTCAATCTTAAAGAACATTGCCCTCGATCAAAGCTTCAACAGCAATGCATCAAATATCTTGGCCCA AAAGAAAGGGAGGCCTATGAAGTAATAATCGAGGATGGAAAGTTCGTTTACAGGAAAAGCAGGCAAATCCTAGACACGTCTGAGGGTACCAATGATGCCAAGTGGATCTTTGTTTTAAGCGCATCAAAGAGTTTATATGTTGGTCAG AAGCAAAAAGGTACATTTCAGCACTCAAGTTTTCTTGCTGGAGGAGCTACATCTGCTGCTGGGAGATTAGTTGTAGAAAAAGGAACACTGAAG GCTGTGTGGCCTCATAGTGGGCATTACCGCCCAACGGAAGAGAACTTCCAGGAATTCATGAATTATCTCAAGGAAAATAATGTGGATCTTACCGATGTTAAT TTAAGTCCAACTGAAGGAGATGATGAGTTCCTGAATAGACTTAGAAGCAACCGCTCTCTCAAGCTGGCTGCCAATCCTGAATCTGCAGCACAGCCGTCGCATGGCTCTGATGGAACAACAAGGAAAGCTGTGGCCACAGAGAGTGCCAATTCATCTAAGGCATCCGGAGAATTCCGTGTTACAAGTTCCCTTTCGGAAATCGGACTTGGGGCAGACATACTAGCAAAAAAATCACTCATTTTTGTTCTGTACCGCAAGCTCCAGAAGCAGATAATATTCAGGGAGCCAGAAGAGAGTGAAGAAGAATCTGATGAGGAAATAAACTGCACCACAGGTCAGAAGGGAaccgattcagatggagatgatgAAGCAACTGAAGATTCATCAACTTCTGAACAACAGTACATGTTCTGCAAACAAAATCTATTTGCAGAGGAGCAAGAAGAGGATGAAGATGCTTCTGTACCGCAAGAAACGATTCTTCGGAGGATTAACTCAAAGAAAGGAATGAAGTCATATCAATTGGGAAAGCAGTTATCCTGCAAGTGGACCACAGGGGCTGGGCCTCGGATTGGGTGGGTGAGGGACTATCCCTCGGAGCTTCAGTTCCATGCTTTAGAACAAGTGAACTTATCTCCGAGGGATGCCGGGCCTTCAAGATTTGCTTCACCCCGGAATATCACATGCCAAAGCACAAGATTGCCAGAAGCATCGTCACCAAAAGAGGAGTCGCAGCAACAATCACACAAACCTGGCAGTGATAGATAA